Proteins found in one Triticum aestivum cultivar Chinese Spring chromosome 4D, IWGSC CS RefSeq v2.1, whole genome shotgun sequence genomic segment:
- the LOC123099328 gene encoding histidine-containing phosphotransfer protein 2-like produces MEAITELRAQLHAHLSSMYATGAVDAYFQQLQELDEGSAGTGYVAEVLNIFLNDGDRILRDIDGLLNKPLHEVEFSKVDALVQQLKGSSSTVGAKKVNLACMDFQKFYVAKNKKGCLMALALLKGDFCDVRSKLQTLMQLEQQIASLRREKICWGGALKGDAGHHLAGKPKVHLGGIGWIFLEVAIQ; encoded by the exons ATGGAGGCCATCACCGAGCTCAGGGCCCAGCTCCACGCCCACCTCTCCTCCATGTACGCCACG GGTGCCGTGGACGCCTATTTCCAGCAGCTGCAGGAGCTGGACGAGGGCAGTGCAGGCACGGGCTACGTCGCCGAAGTCCTCAACATCTTCCTCAATGACGGCGACAGGATCCTCAGGGACATCGACGGCCTGCT GAACAAGCCCCTGCACGAGGTGGAATTCTCTAAGGTGGACGCCCTGGTGCAGCAGCTCAAGGGGAGCAGCTCCAC TGTTGGTGCTAAGAAAGTGAATCTCGCTTGCATGGACTTCCAAAAGTTCTACGTGGCAAAAAACAAGAAAGG ATGCCTCATGGCATTGGCTCTTCTTAAGGGTGATTTCTGTGACGTGCGCAGCAAGCTCCAGACTTTGATGCAG CTGGAGCAGCAGATCGCGTCCTTG AGGAGGGAGAAGATATGTTGGGGCGGGGCGCTGAAAGGTGATGCAGGACACCATCTAGCAGGCAAACCCAAAGTCCATCTTGGAGGTATTGGATGGATTTTCTTGGAAGTAGCAATCCAATAA
- the LOC123099330 gene encoding histidine-containing phosphotransfer protein 2, whose protein sequence is MPAAALRQQLNDHVGHMYATGILDEYYQQLQLTQDEVINIFFHDADRMLNDITSLLNLPIVDFEMVGELVHQLKACNCSVGATKVNLACEHFRQFYGAKSKEGCLMALNLLRNEFYDLRGRLRTIMQLEQQICSLGS, encoded by the exons ATGCCGGCCGCCGCACTCAGGCAGCAACTCAACGACCACGTCGGCCACATGTACGCCACG GGAATTCTGGACGAATATTACCAACAGCTGCAGTTGACGCAGGACGAGGTCATCAACATCTTCTTCCACGACGCCGACAGGATGCTCAATGACATCACCAGTCTTCT GAACCTGCCCATCGTCGACTTCGAAATGGTGGGCGAACTGGTGCACCAGCTCAAGGCGTGCAACTGCAG TGTTGGTGCTACGAAAGTTAACCTTGCCTGCGAGCACTTTCGCCAGTTCTACGGGGCAAAAAGCAAAGAAGG GTGTCTCATGGCATTGAATCTTCTTAGGAATGAGTTCTATGATCTGCGCGGCAGGCTACGGACCATTATGCAG TTGGAGCAGCAGATATGCAGCCTTGGGTCCTAA